ATAACCACTAAAAAGGTGAAAAGTTGAGTCCTTGAGGTGGTTGCTTTCCAACAAGCTTGGCTCTCGGCCACGACAAGATAGGAGCCGCGCCCCCGACCGCTAGACGAACCAAATACTCCCACCGCCTACAAGTAGCTCAGAAGGAGTGGGAGGAAAACTATTATGGAAAAAACATGCAACCGTCAAGGACATGGCAAAACGGGATCAAGTATGCAATGGGCCCAGAAACATGCGGGCCCAACAAGGTCATCTATCCAGCTAAAGCAGGCACCTGGACTAGAGGTGGACTAGTGAAACAACTCTAGTAAAGGGACTTTGACTGCCGAACGACTAAGCAAGCACCAACATTAGGAGGAAACTACATGAATGTCCTACCACTCGGCTATCTAAATCGCAAAAGCTCGACTGCATGCTCCTTGACTGAACAATAGGTTCTGAGTACTCACCAGACAATGGGCGCATAACCCACCGCCCGAGACAAGTAGCTTGGCAGTTAGACCACTCGACTCAAGTCACTCAGTTTAAGATTTCAATAGGTCATTCTCATCAAGATATGCCCAAAGGAACTCATCAGGCCCAACACATGGGTCACAAGATATAGACTAGGATTAGTCCGTAAAGGACTCTTGATGGAACACCAAATCTTTCCTTGAAGGGAGGCTATCTTACCGTATCCCCCCAAGACATGGCCAATACGAGGACTCTCCATAGTTGAGACATCCTTCATATTCACTTTCCTATTAAAACACTTGCTATACTTAGACTCCTGCTAGCAACCGGAAACTACCAAAGTGGGATTCTTACTCAATGGCTGCCACCTTCAGCTATAAATACCCAAGTAAACCTCTTTCCAGGAGATCAAGCTTTTGTTTTTCATCTTGTATCAAACTTTTGGTTTTCATCTTGTCCtctggcctttttttttttttttttttttttatggtgaaATCTTGtcctctactgatggcaatgctgatgGTTGAGCGGCTTTCTTGAATCTTTAATTGTGTCATCTGGGTATGACTAGACGTTAATCCTATACATTTGATTCGTTatattgttttaatatttttttgatgatctttataaaaaaaaaaaaaaacctctaatCATGACAATGCTGCAAAGTAGAGATTCTCATTTGACGATTCTAGACGGTGGTCCATTCCATGAAATTCCTTTCCTCATCCTAAAGAGATGTTTTTCTAAGGTGCATATTGTAATGAAGTCAAAAGAAGTTAGGTTTTCAAATACCCCACTATGACTTTAGTCCCTTGCTTTGTTTTCTCCACATTGTTTTAAATATTTCCATGTCATCTGATTAGGCCCCAGCTATACAATGTCCCAAGGAAAATCCTCTCTTCATGACAAATGTCGCCATTTTAGAGCTTGACTTTTGGCGTGCATGCTGTCCATTACAAAATGTAGTTTCTTccactctctcccctcttcaGAAAACTATGTAAATCACATCTTAATGGGTATAACTTCCATCAAACACTAACCAGTTGGATTCCTTAGCCTTCTCTGGCTGCACCGACTGtcagatatatatattttcggATTGATATGAAAACTTCGTCTGATCCACCTCTCCTAGCACAATATGGAGCACTGTTACGTCAACCTAGCAGTGAAATTCAGGCATCTCATCAGCGCAAGGATCACTATCAATGTGAAGTGATAGAGGAATGTGAACTGCCTTTGATTGATCTTGGAGGTCTGAGGAGTTGCAACGACAATGTGAGGCAGGCTTGTGTGGCAGCAATTGCGAGGGCATCATCAGACTGGGGTTTCTTCCAGGTGGTGAACCATGGGATCAGTCCCAAGCTTCTTGGGGAGGTGAGAAGAGAGCAAGTAAAGGTATTTGAAACACCCTTTGCGAGGAAAGCTAGTTGTGGGCTTCTGAATAATTCATATACATGGGGGAACCCTACTGCTACTTCTCTAAAGCATTTCTTTTGGTCTGAGGCCTTCCATATTCCACTTACTAAGATTTCAGATGAGACTTGTTTTGGGGAGTTTACCACTCTAAGGTATATTTCTTAGTCTCAGAAccattaaattaattaattaattgatttttaATCTGATTTTGGTTATTAAAGAAAACGGCAAGAATGTTATTATTCTCATTTTTGCACTTCTATCAAGTAAGGAtccattccttaaaattttgaaaaggcAACATaccatgtatttatttatttatttttattttacttttttttttattttaagttgaATAATCAATATATTCAACAAAGCGCAAGAAAATAAAGGGCCCCTTACAAAGAAGGCCTGGGaatgccaaaagaaaaaaaaaaaaaaatagacatacATGAGCAAACCACCATTAAGAAGTGAAACACCACGAGCTACAAGCAAGTCAATAGAACCCAAGAAGTATGTTGCGGAGGGAGTTAATACATGAGTCTTGGAGAACTTGATGAATAATGCCAGTTTGCACTTAGGAATACCAAATAGGCCAGTTGGTTCCCTCTAGAAAGAGGGGCTCAATGAAAACGTTGCTAAGGGGTTTGGAGAGGCACACCTTTCTTATAAATTCAAATGAGATTAATTCCTAGATTTGGTAAATAACTCTAGGTCtcatgctccatccaaatatgatagATGGCAGCAACATACACTCTTGTCAATTTAAGCATAAATCAAAGAGGTGGTACTCTAACCATGTTGTCTGATTAATGCTTAAATGAGTTTTTAACCATAACAATACAGTTGAATCACATTTAAAAACTTCAGAGATCTAAGATGCTTCTACTGCCCTCTAGGGAAGTGCTGGAGAAATTTGCGACAGCAATGTCAAGTCTTGCTCGGTTGCTCGCAGGAGTTCTAGCAGAGAATTTGGGTCAACCAGGGGGGCTTCTTGAAGAAATTTGCAACGAAAGTACCTGCTTTCTTCGCTTGAATCGCTATCCGAAGTGTCCAATACCAAGGATCTGCGGTCTAGTGCCTCACACCGACAGTGACTTCCTTACCATTCTTCATCAGGATCAAGTTGGTGGATTGCAACTCATGAAAGACTCAAAATGGGTTGCTGTAAAACCGAATCAAGAAGCTCTTATTATCAACATTGGTGATCTTTTCCAGGTAATGGAATTCCAGAGTTTGTATTGATTGCACCATATAGTTTATTATCCATTTATGGATGACCATCGTCTTGTTGGGACCTCTTCTCGTTGGCCGTTTAAATTTTTCTTAATCAATATCAGGTTGATCTCTGATTGCCAATTTAAGATTTTGTCTCCCAATTTAATCCTTTTGTTCTAGCATATCTTCCATTGTGTTATGATTTGTATAATAATCTCATTCCTTTAAATGTAGGCTTGGAGCAACAACGAATATAAAAGTGTGGAGCACAAGGTGATATCAAATGGGAAGGTGGAAAGATACTCTATCGCTTACTTTCTATGCCCTTCTTACAATTCCTTAATCAAAAGTTGCAGACAACCTTCCATATATAGAAAGTTTTCTTTTGGAGAATACAGGCAACAAGTTCAAGAAGATGTAGAGAAAACTGGGCATAAAGTGGGCCTTTCAAGGTTTCTCCTTTAGGTTGGTTACATGTAACGGTGTAAAtcagtttggtttaggtttattggttcagttttggctCGGTTCGAAATGTAATAGACGTAAATCAACACCAAACTGGTTAGAAATCGGTTTCATTTTCTCAAATATCTCGGTTTTGGTTAAACGTTTCTTATTGGTTTTGATTATGCAGTTTGGTTTTCAATTCGTGTTCGGTTCTTATTCAGTCAGCCGAagactccctttctctctccaagaGATGCAGACTCTATGGTGGAGTGGAATCAAGtgagttggttttgattttgcaaaatgaagagagattaTAATAAGGTGCCGTTCGATAACACTTCTATTCTAGAAGAATGTTCTTTTAAAAGAAGTGTTCATTGCCGATTTCATGTTGTGAGAATAGTGTCCATTTTGTGGAAGAGAAACAATGTTTTGTACAATGTTTGATAGACATTGTACAAAACCACTTCTTATTACT
The window above is part of the Macadamia integrifolia cultivar HAES 741 unplaced genomic scaffold, SCU_Mint_v3 scaffold813, whole genome shotgun sequence genome. Proteins encoded here:
- the LOC122070047 gene encoding gibberellin 2-beta-dioxygenase 6-like, giving the protein MKTSSDPPLLAQYGALLRQPSSEIQASHQRKDHYQCEVIEECELPLIDLGGLRSCNDNVRQACVAAIARASSDWGFFQVVNHGISPKLLGEVRREQVKVFETPFARKASCGLLNNSYTWGNPTATSLKHFFWSEAFHIPLTKISDETCFGEFTTLREVLEKFATAMSSLARLLAGVLAENLGQPGGLLEEICNESTCFLRLNRYPKCPIPRICGLVPHTDSDFLTILHQDQVGGLQLMKDSKWVAVKPNQEALIINIGDLFQAWSNNEYKSVEHKVISNGKVERYSIAYFLCPSYNSLIKSCRQPSIYRKFSFGEYRQQVQEDVEKTGHKVGLSRFLL